In a single window of the Bactrocera dorsalis isolate Fly_Bdor chromosome 2, ASM2337382v1, whole genome shotgun sequence genome:
- the LOC125776349 gene encoding putative nuclease HARBI1 yields MYVLDKIKDKFHCRMSSSITPMLKLCAALRFFAHGSYQQAIGNEFQLGLAQPTVFLILKEIIPILENEICSTHISVDMSEEEKQQVRSKFYSRSGIPNVIGCIDGTHIAIYAPTANKHLYLNRKGFFSINAIIACDHDMNIRFVDARYAGSTHDSFVWNNSSLKACLEAAHQNGDQNSIYLGDSGYPLSPYLLTPFRHAESGTRESIFNKKHAKARNVVECTIGVLKCRFRCLLSDRKMRYDPAKVTSVINICCALHKICKKFRIGDPEEAETFFDAVVPLEPINENGNGSPGERRRRQIADALM; encoded by the exons atgtatgtgctggATAAAATCAAAGACAAATTTCATTGTCGGATGTCGTCTTCCATAACGCCGATGTTAAAATTGTGTGCCGCACTCAGATTTTTTGCACATGGCAGTTACCAACAAGCTATAGGGAATGAATTTCAGTTGGGACTTGCTCAACCAACAGTTTTCCTTATTTTAAAAGAGATCATACccattttggaaaatgaaatttgtaGTACCCATATAAGCGTAGATATgagtgaagaagaaaagcagCAGGTAAGGAGCAAATTTTATTCAAGATCGGGAATACCAAATGTAATAGGCTGCATCGATGGAACCCATATTGCGATTTATGCTCCTACGGCAAACAAACACCTCTATCTAAACAGAAAAGgattttttagcataaatgcaattatt gcTTGTGATCATGATATGAATATCCGTTTTGTGGATGCTAGATATGCTGGTTCTACACACGATTCGTTCGTATGGAACAATAGTTCTCTAAAGGCATGTTTAGAGGCAGCGCATCAAAATGGAGATCAGAACTCTATTTATTTAG GAGACTCCGGATACCCACTAAGCCCTTATTTATTAACACCTTTCCGTCATGCAGAATCTGGAACTAGGGAgtcaatttttaataagaagCACGCGAAAGCGAGAAATGTTGTTGAATGTACGATTGGAGTTTTGAAATGCCGTTTCAGATGTCTTCTGAGTGATAGAAAAATGCGCTACGATCCTGCTAAAGTAACATCTGTCATTAATATATGCTGTGCGTTgcacaaaatttgtaaaaaatttagaatcggTGATCCGGAGGAGGCTGAAACCTTCTTTGATGCCGTTGTACCATTGGAACCAATTAATGAAAATGGCAATGGTTCACCAGGAGAGCGCCGCAGAAGACAAATTGCTGATGCTTTGATGTAA